The Cyprinus carpio isolate SPL01 chromosome A5, ASM1834038v1, whole genome shotgun sequence genome has a segment encoding these proteins:
- the LOC109088171 gene encoding phosphatidylserine decarboxylase proenzyme, mitochondrial-like isoform X5, with translation MCQGTLKQQKGPVQSTAGKWLQFPQLALRRRLGQLSCMSRPTVRLRSWPLSFLYYILPFGALKPLAKVGWRPTSRVSIYKSIPTRLLSRAWGRLNQVDLPTWLRKPVFRLYIWTFGVNMKEAAIEDLQHYRNLGEFFRRKLKPQVRPVCNSHCVISPADGKILHFGRVKNCEVEQVKGVTYSLETFLGPHNWTENLTANRSLDEDDPGTYQDALVTKEGNELFHCVVYLAPGDYHCFHSPTDWRVAHRRHFPGSLMSVNPGVARWIKELFCHNERVVLSGEWTHGFFSLTAVGATNVGSIRIYFDKELRTNNPRYNKGTFNDFSYVTNNRQEGVSMRKGEHLGEFNLGSTIVLLFEAPRDFTFNLKAGQKIHFGEPLGTM, from the exons ATGTGTCAGGGGACTCTGAAGCAGCAGAAGGGGCCGGTGCAGAGCACTGCGGGGAAATG GTTGCAGTTCCCACAGTTGGCCCTACGGCGGCGACTAGGCCAGCTGAGCTGCATGTCCCGGCCTACTGTCCGCCTTCGCTCATGGCCTCTGTCATTCCTCTACTACATCCTGCCCTTTGGAGCGCTCAAACCTCTTGCCAAAGTGGGCTGGAGGCCCACAAGCAGA GTTTCAATCTACAAGTCCATACCCACAAGACTCCTCTCCAGAGCCTGGGGTCGCTTGAACCAGGTGGACCTGCCAACTTGGTTACGGAAACCTGTTTTCAGACTGTATATATGGACGTTTGGAGTCAATATGAAGGAAGCGGCTATAGAGGATCTACAGCACTACAGAAACCTGGGCGAGTTTTTTAGGCGCAAACTCAAACCACAGGTTCGGCCGGTGTGCAACTCGCACTGCGTG ATCAGTCCAGCTGATGGCAAGATCCTTCATTTTGGCCGTGTGAAGAACTGTGAGGTCGAGCAGGTGAAGGGAGTGACCTACTCTCTGGAAACCTTCCTCGGGCCGCACAACTGGACCGAGAATTTAACTGCTAACAGAA GTTTAGATGAGGATGATCCTGGCACTTACCAGGATGCTCTGGTCACTAAAGAGGGGAATGAGTTGTTTCACTGTGTAGTTTATCTGGCTCCGGGTGACTACCACTGCTTCCACTCACCTACAGACTGGAGGGTGGCACACAGACGCCACTTCCCAG GTTCTCTGATGTCAGTGAACCCAGGAGTTGCACGCTGGATCAAGGAACTTTTCTGCCATAATGAGCGGGTCGTCTTGAGTGGGGAGTGGACACACGGCTTCTTTTCACTCACGGCTGTAGGAGCGACAAATGTGGGATCTATACGCATCTATTTTGACAAG GAGCTCCGCACCAACAACCCACGATACAACAAAGGAACATTCAACGACTTCAGCTACGTAACAAACAACAGGCAGGAAGGCGTGAGCATGAGAAAAGGAGAGCACCTGGGCGAGTTCAACTTGGGCTCGACTATTGTACTCTTATTCGAAGCTCCAAGAGATTTTACCTTTAATTTGAAAGCAGGCCAGAAGATACATTTTGGAGAACCTCTTGGGACAATGTAA
- the LOC109088171 gene encoding phosphatidylserine decarboxylase proenzyme, mitochondrial-like isoform X2, giving the protein MAALVRGVFIARLTRTGKSSFLQHSGFGVRRSHQRLFSKGFLGLQARVRPLPLLIATGGGYFGYNQYGQYKDRQLEKLGIEVQPRIANEFQVSIYKSIPTRLLSRAWGRLNQVDLPTWLRKPVFRLYIWTFGVNMKEAAIEDLQHYRNLGEFFRRKLKPQVRPVCNSHCVISPADGKILHFGRVKNCEVEQVKGVTYSLETFLGPHNWTENLTANRSLDEDDPGTYQDALVTKEGNELFHCVVYLAPGDYHCFHSPTDWRVAHRRHFPGSLMSVNPGVARWIKELFCHNERVVLSGEWTHGFFSLTAVGATNVGSIRIYFDKELRTNNPRYNKGTFNDFSYVTNNRQEGVSMRKGEHLGEFNLGSTIVLLFEAPRDFTFNLKAGQKIHFGEPLGTM; this is encoded by the exons ATGGCAGCGCTCGTACGCGGAGTGTTTATTGCCCGCCTGACAAGGACAGGAAAGAGCAG TTTTCTGCAGCACAGTGGCTTCGGTGTCAGACGGAGTCATCAGAGGCTCTTTTCGAAAG GTTTTCTTGGACTACAGGCCCGTGTACGGCCACTTCCTCTTCTTATAGCTACAGGCGGGGGTTATTTTGGATACAATCAATATGGGCAATACAAGGATCGGCAGCTGGAGAAGCTTGGCATTGAAGTGCAACCACGTATTGCCAATGAATTTCAG GTTTCAATCTACAAGTCCATACCCACAAGACTCCTCTCCAGAGCCTGGGGTCGCTTGAACCAGGTGGACCTGCCAACTTGGTTACGGAAACCTGTTTTCAGACTGTATATATGGACGTTTGGAGTCAATATGAAGGAAGCGGCTATAGAGGATCTACAGCACTACAGAAACCTGGGCGAGTTTTTTAGGCGCAAACTCAAACCACAGGTTCGGCCGGTGTGCAACTCGCACTGCGTG ATCAGTCCAGCTGATGGCAAGATCCTTCATTTTGGCCGTGTGAAGAACTGTGAGGTCGAGCAGGTGAAGGGAGTGACCTACTCTCTGGAAACCTTCCTCGGGCCGCACAACTGGACCGAGAATTTAACTGCTAACAGAA GTTTAGATGAGGATGATCCTGGCACTTACCAGGATGCTCTGGTCACTAAAGAGGGGAATGAGTTGTTTCACTGTGTAGTTTATCTGGCTCCGGGTGACTACCACTGCTTCCACTCACCTACAGACTGGAGGGTGGCACACAGACGCCACTTCCCAG GTTCTCTGATGTCAGTGAACCCAGGAGTTGCACGCTGGATCAAGGAACTTTTCTGCCATAATGAGCGGGTCGTCTTGAGTGGGGAGTGGACACACGGCTTCTTTTCACTCACGGCTGTAGGAGCGACAAATGTGGGATCTATACGCATCTATTTTGACAAG GAGCTCCGCACCAACAACCCACGATACAACAAAGGAACATTCAACGACTTCAGCTACGTAACAAACAACAGGCAGGAAGGCGTGAGCATGAGAAAAGGAGAGCACCTGGGCGAGTTCAACTTGGGCTCGACTATTGTACTCTTATTCGAAGCTCCAAGAGATTTTACCTTTAATTTGAAAGCAGGCCAGAAGATACATTTTGGAGAACCTCTTGGGACAATGTAA
- the LOC109088171 gene encoding phosphatidylserine decarboxylase proenzyme, mitochondrial-like isoform X1, whose translation MVRCCRSLHSSPSCYNLHRVRVDVRRFRPPCSSAGATGEPTHGANNGGTGGPSQPSHRSRFRLQFPQLALRRRLGQLSCMSRPTVRLRSWPLSFLYYILPFGALKPLAKVGWRPTSRVSIYKSIPTRLLSRAWGRLNQVDLPTWLRKPVFRLYIWTFGVNMKEAAIEDLQHYRNLGEFFRRKLKPQVRPVCNSHCVISPADGKILHFGRVKNCEVEQVKGVTYSLETFLGPHNWTENLTANRSLDEDDPGTYQDALVTKEGNELFHCVVYLAPGDYHCFHSPTDWRVAHRRHFPGSLMSVNPGVARWIKELFCHNERVVLSGEWTHGFFSLTAVGATNVGSIRIYFDKELRTNNPRYNKGTFNDFSYVTNNRQEGVSMRKGEHLGEFNLGSTIVLLFEAPRDFTFNLKAGQKIHFGEPLGTM comes from the exons ATGGTGAGATGCTGCAGGTCTTTGCACAGCTCTCCCTCTTGCTACAATCTCCACAGAGTCAGGGTTGATGTGCGGCGTTTCCGTCCGCCGTGCTCCTCAGCGGGAGCAACAGGGGAGCCCACACACGGCGCCAACAACGGTGGCACGGGGGGCCCATCTCAGCCCAGCCACCGGAGCCGTTTCAG GTTGCAGTTCCCACAGTTGGCCCTACGGCGGCGACTAGGCCAGCTGAGCTGCATGTCCCGGCCTACTGTCCGCCTTCGCTCATGGCCTCTGTCATTCCTCTACTACATCCTGCCCTTTGGAGCGCTCAAACCTCTTGCCAAAGTGGGCTGGAGGCCCACAAGCAGA GTTTCAATCTACAAGTCCATACCCACAAGACTCCTCTCCAGAGCCTGGGGTCGCTTGAACCAGGTGGACCTGCCAACTTGGTTACGGAAACCTGTTTTCAGACTGTATATATGGACGTTTGGAGTCAATATGAAGGAAGCGGCTATAGAGGATCTACAGCACTACAGAAACCTGGGCGAGTTTTTTAGGCGCAAACTCAAACCACAGGTTCGGCCGGTGTGCAACTCGCACTGCGTG ATCAGTCCAGCTGATGGCAAGATCCTTCATTTTGGCCGTGTGAAGAACTGTGAGGTCGAGCAGGTGAAGGGAGTGACCTACTCTCTGGAAACCTTCCTCGGGCCGCACAACTGGACCGAGAATTTAACTGCTAACAGAA GTTTAGATGAGGATGATCCTGGCACTTACCAGGATGCTCTGGTCACTAAAGAGGGGAATGAGTTGTTTCACTGTGTAGTTTATCTGGCTCCGGGTGACTACCACTGCTTCCACTCACCTACAGACTGGAGGGTGGCACACAGACGCCACTTCCCAG GTTCTCTGATGTCAGTGAACCCAGGAGTTGCACGCTGGATCAAGGAACTTTTCTGCCATAATGAGCGGGTCGTCTTGAGTGGGGAGTGGACACACGGCTTCTTTTCACTCACGGCTGTAGGAGCGACAAATGTGGGATCTATACGCATCTATTTTGACAAG GAGCTCCGCACCAACAACCCACGATACAACAAAGGAACATTCAACGACTTCAGCTACGTAACAAACAACAGGCAGGAAGGCGTGAGCATGAGAAAAGGAGAGCACCTGGGCGAGTTCAACTTGGGCTCGACTATTGTACTCTTATTCGAAGCTCCAAGAGATTTTACCTTTAATTTGAAAGCAGGCCAGAAGATACATTTTGGAGAACCTCTTGGGACAATGTAA
- the LOC109088171 gene encoding phosphatidylserine decarboxylase proenzyme, mitochondrial-like isoform X4, whose amino-acid sequence MGNTRIGSWRSLALKCNHVLPMNFRLQFPQLALRRRLGQLSCMSRPTVRLRSWPLSFLYYILPFGALKPLAKVGWRPTSRVSIYKSIPTRLLSRAWGRLNQVDLPTWLRKPVFRLYIWTFGVNMKEAAIEDLQHYRNLGEFFRRKLKPQVRPVCNSHCVISPADGKILHFGRVKNCEVEQVKGVTYSLETFLGPHNWTENLTANRSLDEDDPGTYQDALVTKEGNELFHCVVYLAPGDYHCFHSPTDWRVAHRRHFPGSLMSVNPGVARWIKELFCHNERVVLSGEWTHGFFSLTAVGATNVGSIRIYFDKELRTNNPRYNKGTFNDFSYVTNNRQEGVSMRKGEHLGEFNLGSTIVLLFEAPRDFTFNLKAGQKIHFGEPLGTM is encoded by the exons ATGGGCAATACAAGGATCGGCAGCTGGAGAAGCTTGGCATTGAAGTGCAACCACGTATTGCCAATGAATTTCAG GTTGCAGTTCCCACAGTTGGCCCTACGGCGGCGACTAGGCCAGCTGAGCTGCATGTCCCGGCCTACTGTCCGCCTTCGCTCATGGCCTCTGTCATTCCTCTACTACATCCTGCCCTTTGGAGCGCTCAAACCTCTTGCCAAAGTGGGCTGGAGGCCCACAAGCAGA GTTTCAATCTACAAGTCCATACCCACAAGACTCCTCTCCAGAGCCTGGGGTCGCTTGAACCAGGTGGACCTGCCAACTTGGTTACGGAAACCTGTTTTCAGACTGTATATATGGACGTTTGGAGTCAATATGAAGGAAGCGGCTATAGAGGATCTACAGCACTACAGAAACCTGGGCGAGTTTTTTAGGCGCAAACTCAAACCACAGGTTCGGCCGGTGTGCAACTCGCACTGCGTG ATCAGTCCAGCTGATGGCAAGATCCTTCATTTTGGCCGTGTGAAGAACTGTGAGGTCGAGCAGGTGAAGGGAGTGACCTACTCTCTGGAAACCTTCCTCGGGCCGCACAACTGGACCGAGAATTTAACTGCTAACAGAA GTTTAGATGAGGATGATCCTGGCACTTACCAGGATGCTCTGGTCACTAAAGAGGGGAATGAGTTGTTTCACTGTGTAGTTTATCTGGCTCCGGGTGACTACCACTGCTTCCACTCACCTACAGACTGGAGGGTGGCACACAGACGCCACTTCCCAG GTTCTCTGATGTCAGTGAACCCAGGAGTTGCACGCTGGATCAAGGAACTTTTCTGCCATAATGAGCGGGTCGTCTTGAGTGGGGAGTGGACACACGGCTTCTTTTCACTCACGGCTGTAGGAGCGACAAATGTGGGATCTATACGCATCTATTTTGACAAG GAGCTCCGCACCAACAACCCACGATACAACAAAGGAACATTCAACGACTTCAGCTACGTAACAAACAACAGGCAGGAAGGCGTGAGCATGAGAAAAGGAGAGCACCTGGGCGAGTTCAACTTGGGCTCGACTATTGTACTCTTATTCGAAGCTCCAAGAGATTTTACCTTTAATTTGAAAGCAGGCCAGAAGATACATTTTGGAGAACCTCTTGGGACAATGTAA
- the LOC109088171 gene encoding phosphatidylserine decarboxylase proenzyme, mitochondrial-like isoform X3: MSVLAWRISSFLQHSGFGVRRSHQRLFSKGFLGLQARVRPLPLLIATGGGYFGYNQYGQYKDRQLEKLGIEVQPRIANEFQVSIYKSIPTRLLSRAWGRLNQVDLPTWLRKPVFRLYIWTFGVNMKEAAIEDLQHYRNLGEFFRRKLKPQVRPVCNSHCVISPADGKILHFGRVKNCEVEQVKGVTYSLETFLGPHNWTENLTANRSLDEDDPGTYQDALVTKEGNELFHCVVYLAPGDYHCFHSPTDWRVAHRRHFPGSLMSVNPGVARWIKELFCHNERVVLSGEWTHGFFSLTAVGATNVGSIRIYFDKELRTNNPRYNKGTFNDFSYVTNNRQEGVSMRKGEHLGEFNLGSTIVLLFEAPRDFTFNLKAGQKIHFGEPLGTM; the protein is encoded by the exons atgtctgtattaGCTTGGCGAATTTCAAG TTTTCTGCAGCACAGTGGCTTCGGTGTCAGACGGAGTCATCAGAGGCTCTTTTCGAAAG GTTTTCTTGGACTACAGGCCCGTGTACGGCCACTTCCTCTTCTTATAGCTACAGGCGGGGGTTATTTTGGATACAATCAATATGGGCAATACAAGGATCGGCAGCTGGAGAAGCTTGGCATTGAAGTGCAACCACGTATTGCCAATGAATTTCAG GTTTCAATCTACAAGTCCATACCCACAAGACTCCTCTCCAGAGCCTGGGGTCGCTTGAACCAGGTGGACCTGCCAACTTGGTTACGGAAACCTGTTTTCAGACTGTATATATGGACGTTTGGAGTCAATATGAAGGAAGCGGCTATAGAGGATCTACAGCACTACAGAAACCTGGGCGAGTTTTTTAGGCGCAAACTCAAACCACAGGTTCGGCCGGTGTGCAACTCGCACTGCGTG ATCAGTCCAGCTGATGGCAAGATCCTTCATTTTGGCCGTGTGAAGAACTGTGAGGTCGAGCAGGTGAAGGGAGTGACCTACTCTCTGGAAACCTTCCTCGGGCCGCACAACTGGACCGAGAATTTAACTGCTAACAGAA GTTTAGATGAGGATGATCCTGGCACTTACCAGGATGCTCTGGTCACTAAAGAGGGGAATGAGTTGTTTCACTGTGTAGTTTATCTGGCTCCGGGTGACTACCACTGCTTCCACTCACCTACAGACTGGAGGGTGGCACACAGACGCCACTTCCCAG GTTCTCTGATGTCAGTGAACCCAGGAGTTGCACGCTGGATCAAGGAACTTTTCTGCCATAATGAGCGGGTCGTCTTGAGTGGGGAGTGGACACACGGCTTCTTTTCACTCACGGCTGTAGGAGCGACAAATGTGGGATCTATACGCATCTATTTTGACAAG GAGCTCCGCACCAACAACCCACGATACAACAAAGGAACATTCAACGACTTCAGCTACGTAACAAACAACAGGCAGGAAGGCGTGAGCATGAGAAAAGGAGAGCACCTGGGCGAGTTCAACTTGGGCTCGACTATTGTACTCTTATTCGAAGCTCCAAGAGATTTTACCTTTAATTTGAAAGCAGGCCAGAAGATACATTTTGGAGAACCTCTTGGGACAATGTAA
- the LOC109088171 gene encoding phosphatidylserine decarboxylase proenzyme, mitochondrial-like isoform X6, which translates to MDTLRLFSKGFLGLQARVRPLPLLIATGGGYFGYNQYGQYKDRQLEKLGIEVQPRIANEFQVSIYKSIPTRLLSRAWGRLNQVDLPTWLRKPVFRLYIWTFGVNMKEAAIEDLQHYRNLGEFFRRKLKPQVRPVCNSHCVISPADGKILHFGRVKNCEVEQVKGVTYSLETFLGPHNWTENLTANRSLDEDDPGTYQDALVTKEGNELFHCVVYLAPGDYHCFHSPTDWRVAHRRHFPGSLMSVNPGVARWIKELFCHNERVVLSGEWTHGFFSLTAVGATNVGSIRIYFDKELRTNNPRYNKGTFNDFSYVTNNRQEGVSMRKGEHLGEFNLGSTIVLLFEAPRDFTFNLKAGQKIHFGEPLGTM; encoded by the exons ATGGATACATTGAGGTTATTTTCAAAAG GTTTTCTTGGACTACAGGCCCGTGTACGGCCACTTCCTCTTCTTATAGCTACAGGCGGGGGTTATTTTGGATACAATCAATATGGGCAATACAAGGATCGGCAGCTGGAGAAGCTTGGCATTGAAGTGCAACCACGTATTGCCAATGAATTTCAG GTTTCAATCTACAAGTCCATACCCACAAGACTCCTCTCCAGAGCCTGGGGTCGCTTGAACCAGGTGGACCTGCCAACTTGGTTACGGAAACCTGTTTTCAGACTGTATATATGGACGTTTGGAGTCAATATGAAGGAAGCGGCTATAGAGGATCTACAGCACTACAGAAACCTGGGCGAGTTTTTTAGGCGCAAACTCAAACCACAGGTTCGGCCGGTGTGCAACTCGCACTGCGTG ATCAGTCCAGCTGATGGCAAGATCCTTCATTTTGGCCGTGTGAAGAACTGTGAGGTCGAGCAGGTGAAGGGAGTGACCTACTCTCTGGAAACCTTCCTCGGGCCGCACAACTGGACCGAGAATTTAACTGCTAACAGAA GTTTAGATGAGGATGATCCTGGCACTTACCAGGATGCTCTGGTCACTAAAGAGGGGAATGAGTTGTTTCACTGTGTAGTTTATCTGGCTCCGGGTGACTACCACTGCTTCCACTCACCTACAGACTGGAGGGTGGCACACAGACGCCACTTCCCAG GTTCTCTGATGTCAGTGAACCCAGGAGTTGCACGCTGGATCAAGGAACTTTTCTGCCATAATGAGCGGGTCGTCTTGAGTGGGGAGTGGACACACGGCTTCTTTTCACTCACGGCTGTAGGAGCGACAAATGTGGGATCTATACGCATCTATTTTGACAAG GAGCTCCGCACCAACAACCCACGATACAACAAAGGAACATTCAACGACTTCAGCTACGTAACAAACAACAGGCAGGAAGGCGTGAGCATGAGAAAAGGAGAGCACCTGGGCGAGTTCAACTTGGGCTCGACTATTGTACTCTTATTCGAAGCTCCAAGAGATTTTACCTTTAATTTGAAAGCAGGCCAGAAGATACATTTTGGAGAACCTCTTGGGACAATGTAA